In the Acidobacteriota bacterium genome, ATCACTCCCCCCTTGAGGGGGAGTCGGCGAGGCAAACGCGGCGTCCCTTCGACCAGGCCGCAGCATGCAGCCGAGCCGGAGGGGGGCCAACGCGGCGCCCCGAAAGCGAAGCCCGCAGTCGAACCGGTGGGGGGCCCAGACTCCGAAGTTCGTTAGAGGCCCCTGTTTCACTCTCGTATGATCCGCACTACACGGCGGGTCCTCCCCTGACCTCGTCTTCCATTAGGAGCCCCAATGGAATTCGTGTAAAATCCGAGCCCGAGTCGGCTCTGCACACATTCCGAGCGTGAAGCTTCCTCAATCTAAGAGCCTCAATGGACCAGCCGCTCTTTTCCTCCCTCGACTATTTCCTCATGCTGGCCTACATCCTGCTGGTGGTGGGTGTGGGGGTCTGGGTCGGCCGCGGACAGCGCTCCACCAAGGAGTACTTCCTGGCGGGCCGTTCCATGGGCTGGTTCCCCATCGGGATCTCCACCATCGCAAGCCTCTACAGCGCCATCAGCTACATGGGAGGCCCCTCCGAGTACCGCAGCTACGATCTGCGCCTCACGGTAGGCATTTTTTCCATGATCCCCACGGCCGTGGTGGTCATGCTGGTCTTCATGCCCTTCTTTCATCGACTGCAGGTCTACACCGCCTACGAGTACCTGGAAAAGCGGTTCAACGTGACCGTTCGCGCCCTGGCCAGCGCCGTGTTCGTCATATGGAGGATCCTGTGGATGGGGACCGCCGTCTACGTGCCCTCACTGGTGCTGCACACCATCACCGGGTTTCCCCTGATTCCCATGATTCTGCTGGTGGGCGTGGTGGCCACCCTCTACACGGTGGTCGGAGGAATGCGGGCCGTGATCTGGACCGACGTGGCCCAGTTCTTCGTGCTCTCGGCGGGTTCGGTGCTGGCCCTCTGGGTGGTGGGCGCTCACGTCGGGGGGCTTGAGGGCATCTGGTCGGTGGCGGAGCAGGGAGGCAGAACCCGAATTTTCGATTGGACGCCGGACCTCACCACCCGGGTCACCTCCTGGGGAGCCCTGATCGGCAGCCTGGTCGCCAATCTGGGAATGTACGGGGCCGACCAGGTCAGCGTGCAGCGCTATCTTGCGGCCAAGTCGCTGAAAGGCATGCAGAAATCATTCATTCTCAACACGGTGGGCGGTTGGGCCATGGGATTCCTCATGATCGGGATCGGTCTGGGACTCTATTCCTTCTATGCCCTGCATCCCGGGAACCTGCCGGCCACCATCGGCGGAGACAAGGTCTTCCCCTATTTCATTGCTACCGAGATGCCGCTGGGCTTGCGGGGCATGATGATCGCCGCCATCCTGGCGGCTGCCATGTCTTCGATCGACTCCGGTCTCAACTCCTCGGTCACGGCGCTGATCACCGATTTCTTCAAGCGCTTTGGCTGGCTGACTCGGGGAGGCTCGGCTTCCCAGGCTGAAGTGGCTCGGCGAGAGTTGAAAATCTCCCGAGCCCTGACCATGGCGTTGGGCGTCGTCGTCACCGTGCTGGCCTGCTTCGTGGGAGCCCTGGGCACCATTATCGAAATCGCCAACAAGCTGGTGAACAGTTTTGCCGGACCCATGCTGGGGATATTCATTCTGGGCATGATGACCCGCAAGACCGAATGGCGCGGAGCCTTCTGGGGCCTGCTGGCGGGCACGGTGGTCACGGCCTACTGCATCCTGGACAACAGCGTTTCCTTTCTCTGGTTCGGCCCCATCGGGGCGTTGGTCACGGTGCTGGCCGGGCAGGCCGTCAGCGCGGTGCTGGGCGGGCAGAAGACGGACCGGTCCGACCTGGTCTTCCAGTTTCGGCGCGGCTGGTGGCAGAGGGCAACCTCCGAGTCGGCGGAAGAATAAGAAGAGGCGTCAGAGCAGGGAGCAGTTTCTTTTCCAGCCGCAACACTCCTTATGAACAACTCCTCCCAACCCAATCCATCCATGGACCCCGGCATCCCCTCCTGGAGCCGCGGAGACCTTCCTCCATCCCCCCGTTTCGGATGGCGCCAGATCACATCCCTCATCGGTCCGGGGGTCGTCATGGTAGGAGTGTCGATCGGAGCCGGAGAGTGGCTCTTCGGTCCGGCCGTGACGGCGCAGTATGGCGGGACGCTCCTCTGGCTGGGTGGTTTGAGCATTCTCATGCAGTTGTTCTACAACCTGGAGGTGATGCGATACACCCTCTACTGCGGAGAGCCGGTGCACGTGGGGTTCTGCCGATCCTGGCCCGGCCGCCGTTTCTGGATTCCCTTCTATGCGGTCCTGGAGTTTTCCAGTATCTGGCCCTTCATGGCCTCCAATGCGGCGGTGCCCCTGGCGGCCGCCATGCTGGGCCATTTGCCGGGCGCAGGGATGACCAGTTGGCTGGGCTTCGACATGTCGGAAGCGGGTCTGGTCAAGCTGCTGGGCTATCTCATCTTCATCCTGGCCTTTGTGCCCTTGATCTTTGGGGGAACGGTCTACCGCTTGATCGAACGTCTCATGACCGCCAAGATGGTCATCGTGCTGGCTTTCCTCACTTTCACCTCGCTGTTCATGGTTTCGGGGCGCAACGTTGGGGAGGTCTTCAGCGGATTCTTCCGGGTCGGCTCGGCGCCATTACGGGCTGCGACAGTCATCGCCGACGGGCACTTCACCCTGAGCGCCCGGGAAGCCGGGACCGCCTATACCATCCGTGGAACCATGGAAAACGGCAGGCCGGTGGCCCTGTCATTTGCCGTGGATCGGGAAGGGAACCTGCAGACCTTCGGAATTGGAGATCCGGTTCCCCCCGCACTCGAAAATCGGCGCAGGCGCATGCTGGAACAGGCTGGAAGGCTGGCTCGAAGAGGAGGGTTCTACCTCGAGGTCATAGAAGGGACAGCCGTCTTGTCGGCCGAAGGCAGTATCGCCGCCGACCGATCCTGGGTCCCCACGGCATTTTTTGTGAAGCGGAACGGACTGGTGGAACGCTTCGAGAGCCTGGAGGAGCGTCCTCCGGCCTTTGCCCGCCGCCTGGGAGAACTGGTGGACCGCCAGGGCCTGGAACTGGTGAGCCTGATCGGGTACGCCCGCGAACATGGACGACTGCCTTACCTGGAGTGGGCCATGCTGGCCGGGCTGGCGGCCATTGCCGGCGCCGGCGGCCTGTCCAACAGCCTCTTCTCCAACTATACCCGGGACAAGGGCTGGGGCATGGGGGCCCGGGTGGGGGCCATCCCCAGCGCCGTGGGAGGAATGACCATCAGCCTCTCCCACGTGGGCGAGGTTTTTGCCATCAGCCGGGAATCCCTGCAGCGGTGGAGGGGCTGGCTTCACCAGATTCGCCGGGACCAGGCCATCTGGGTGATTGGCAGCTTCCTGGGCATGGCCCTCCCCTGCATGCTGTCGCTGGAGTTCATCCGCAACGCTCCCATTTCGGAAAACCGGGTGGGCGCCATGGTGGCCGACGGTCTGGCTTCCCGCTACCCGGATTTCGGCTATATCCTGTGGCCGCTGACCCTGCTGATCAGCTTCCTGGTTCTGGCTCCCAACCAGATCCACTCGGGGGACAACATCGCCAGGCGCTGGACCGACATCATCTGGACGGTGAGCCGCCGGGCCAGGACCCTGGGAGGAAACCAGGTCAAGTTCATCTACTATGGAATCCTGCTGGCCTATGGGATCTGGGGCCTGTTTGCCCTCTCCCTGTTCAATCCACTCCAGATCGCCAAGGTGGGGACGGTGTTGATGAACGTGGCCCTGGGAGCCAGCTCGCTGCACGTCCTCTACGTCAACCACTCACTGCTGCCCCCCGAACTGCGTCCGGGCTGGATCAGCAGGATCGGTCTCGTCTGCTGCGGCCTCTTCTTCCTGGGAATCACCGTCATCGTGATCTTCAAGGTGTGATCGCACCGGCCTCAAAACAAAGAGTAGTCACTGGTCGAGTTCAAGATCTGTTGCGGGCCTTGGAGGGCAATCTCCAGGGGTTGTGCGCCCAATATGAGTAGAGGGGTGGGCTTCAGTATGTGGAGGCAAGGCAGCAGGAATGGCGTAGAAGCCGCCAGGGCGGGAATTGACAAACCGCGCCAATCGTAGCGCCTGCCTGCACTTGGCTATTTCACCAGCGCCAAGCCTTCGTTGAGGGCGGCTTGTCTGAGCCTGTCGTCCAGCGTGGCCAAGGCAAGCCCGGTACGTTTAGCCAGTTCCAGATAGATAGCGTCGTAAATGGACAGTCGGTGAGTCCTGGCCAGGGCGAATACGACATCCAGGCCTGGCTCCGAATCGGTACGCAGAGGCAGTGCTCTCAGACTGGTCAGACGTTCGTCGACCTCATCGGCCCGGATACGGGCACGGCGCTCTCCCACCAGGAGCGAATTACGCACCTCGAGCATCCAGTGTTGCGGCACCAGAGCTTGTTCATTCTTGAGTCGCGTCAGAACAATTTCCGCTCGCGGATCCGACTCGTCATCGAACAGCCAGGCGACAGCGACTGATGCATCAAGGACAAACCCGCTCAAAACCGGTGTCCTTCATGGCGAGCGGCGAGGATCTCCTGAGTGGACATTTTGGTTTTCCTCCACCCGCGACGACGTTCCAGGAATCGTTCCACCGCTTCCCGTCTTCGGGCGCATTCCTGATCCTGAGCCGGGACCAGATGTGCTACTGTCCTTCCATGACGCGTGATGGCGATACTCTCCCCGGTCTCAACCGTCCGGAGAAATTTGGCCAAATTTGCTTTGGCTTCGGTAGCTTGAATTGTACGCATTTTTTTCAGTCCAACTGGTTATTTCAACCGGTCATATTGTTCCAAATCATATCACGCTTCCCGGTCAGATCAGATATTTTTGGAGAGCGAATCCAGAATCCCCGGGTCGTCATTGGCGACGCGGTTCACCCGGGTGCTGACGGCCCGCGGCTCGAAGGGGCCCCCGCACGGTTCCCGCACCAGGTCGAGTAGTTGCGGCAGCGGCGCGGCGGGATCGAGCCACTGGTCGAAACGGCTGGGAGGAATAATGGCCGGCTGCCGCTGGTGGATGCCGGCCAGGTCCGGCGTGGCGGCGGTGGTGATGATGGTGAAGGACTCGACCGGTTCTTCCGCCTTGTCCCAGAGCTCCCAAAGCGCGGCGAAGGACAGGGGCGATCCCTCTGCCATGGCAACGAACCAGGGCTGCTTGGCGGGACCGGCCCGCTTCCATTCGAACCAGCCGTTGGCCGGCACCAGGCAGCGACGAAAGCGGAAAGCGGCGCTGAAGGAGGGTTTGAAGTGAACGGTCTCGGCCCGGGCGTTGATGAGGCGTGCGCCCATCCGGATGTCCTTGGCCCAGGAGGGCACCAACCCCCAGCGCAACCGGGCTACGGTGCGGCGACCCCTTTCGTCGAGGCGACAGACGGCGAAGTCCTGGGTGGGAGCGCCGTTGTAACGGGGGCGGTGGTTGAGCAGGGGGGCTTGTCCGGACAGTGAGTAGAGGTGGTGAAGCTCCTGCCAGGTCATTTGCTGGGTGAATCGGCCGCACATGGTGTTCTTCCGTTGGCAATGTTACATTTTTGGCGGGAGGGGTCAACTTCGCCATAAAGTCGATTGCATGCGGGCCTTGCGATCCGTAAAATAGCGCTGTCCAATCTATTGGTTTTCCTCGAAGAGTTCGAGTTGAGAGTTGTTGAGAAAGTGAGGGACCCTATTGCAAGCTTTTGACTATGTTGCGCCCAAGAGTTTATCGGAAGCGGTGAGCTTGTTGGAGCAGAAGGGTGAGCGGGCCCGCGTTTTGAGCGGAGGGACCGACCTGATCGTTCAGGTGCGGGAGAACAGGCGGGATGTGGATCTCATTGTGGACGGCAAGAAGATTGCCGAGCTCATGGAGTTGTCTTTCGATTCCCAATCGGGACTGACCCTGGGTGCTTGTGTTCCCTGTGTCCGCTTTTACGAAGACCCCCGAATTTCGCAGCTTTATCCCGGTCTGAACGACGCCGCCCTGCTGATTGGAGGCACACAGATTCAGAACCGGGCTTCCTTCGGCGGCAATCTTTGCAATTCGTCGCCAGCGGCCGACTCCATTCCTGCCCTGATTGCCCATTCGGCCGTCTGCCTGATTGCCGGATCCGGAGGCACCCACACCGTTCCGGTTGAAGATTTCTGCACCGGTCCGGGAAGGAACGTGCTGGGGCCCAAGGAGTTGCTCGTTTCCTTTCATGTGCCTCCACCCCCCAAGCACTTCGGCGCCCACTACCTGCGCTTCATTCCGCGAAACGAAATGGACATCGCCGTGGTCGGCTGCGGGGCTTCGCTGGAGATGGAATCCGATCTTCGCACCGTCAAGAAAGCGCGAGTCTCCCTGGGAGCGGTGGCTCCCACGCCGCTGCTGGTCGCGGGGGCGGCTGCCGCACTGGAGGGCAGGGAACTGGACGACGGTGCTATCGAGAAGGCTGCGGCTGCCGCGCGGGCGGCGGCCCGACCCATTACAGACATGAGGGGTACCGAGGAGTATCGGGTGCACCTGGCGGGAGTTTTAACCCGGCGCGCACTCCAGAAATCGTTAGAACGGGCCAAGGAGGATTGAGAATGGCGGCGAAAGTTCATGTGGCAGCAACCATTAATGAAGAACCAGTCGAGTTCCTGTGCGAGCCCAGGCAGAGCCTGTTGGAGGTCTTGCGGGACGAGTTGAAATTGACCGGCAGCAAGGAAGGATGCAACAACGGAAACTGCGGAGCTTGCAGCGTCATCCTGGATGGGTTGCTGGTGGACGCCTGTATCGTGCTGGGCGCCGAGATCGACGGATGCACGGTGGAAACCATCGAGGGACTGATGGGATCGGAAGGTCTGCATCCGCTACAGCAGACGTTTCTGGAGAACGCCGCACTGCAGTGCGGCATTTGCACACCGGGTTTCATTATGGCCGGCAAGTCCCTGCTGGAAAAGAATCCCCAGGCGAGCGAAGGAGACATCCGTCACTGGTGTGCCGGAAACCTCTGCCGCTGCACCGGCTATGACAAGATTGTACGTGCCATCCTGGATGCCGAACCCCAACTGGAGGTGAAGAAATGAACCCCACCGAGGTAATGGAACCAGCAAAAACGGAAGTAAAAAAGAAGTACAAAGTCATAGGCACCAGGCCCATTCGCCATGACGGAGTGGACAAGGTCACGGGAAGGGCAGTCTATGGCGCCGACGTTCAGTTGCCGGGCATGCTCCATGGAAAGGTGCTCCGCAGCCCTCACGCTCATGCCCGGATCAAGTCCATCAACACCGAAAAGGCCGAGGCCCTCTACGGCGTGAAGGCGGTCATGACGGCAGCCGATTTTCCCGACTCCGGGAGTCGCACCGCCAACCTGGGGGAATTGGGTGAGGTCCCCTTGAAGCCGATGTGCGACAACGTGATGGCCTCGGACAAGGCGGTCTACCACGGACACGCCGTGGCGGCGGTGGCGGCGACCAGCCCGCACATTGCCGAGGAAGCTCTCAAGCTGATTGAAGTCGACTACGAGGTGCTGCCGCCGGTCATGGACGTGCTCAAGGCCATGGATGAGGATTCTCCCCTGCTGCACGAGGATCTCTACACCGACGAGCTGGGAGAGAAGAGCTCCAAGCCCAGCAACGTGGCCTCTCATTCCCGGCATGTCAAAGGCGATGTCAGCCAGGGGTTCGCAGCCGCCGACCACGTATTGGAACGGGAATATCGCTGCGCCACTGTCCACCAGGGCTATATCGAACCCCACGCGGCCACGGCCATGTGGAATCCCGACGGCTATCTGACCATGTGGGTGACCACCCAGGGCGCGTTTACGGTTCGCACCAGCGTGCACCAGATCCTGGATATTCCGGTCTCCAAGCTCAAGGTCATTCCCACCGAGATCGGGGGCGGTTTCGGCGGGAAGATCCCGGTATACGGGGAGCCGGTGGCCGCGGTGCTCTCTCGGAAAGCCAGGCGCCCTGTCAAGGTGGTGATGGATCGGACCGAAGTCTTTCAGGCAACCGGACCTACCTCGGGTTCCTATATCAAGCTGAAGATGGGGGTCACCAACGAGGGGCGCATCACGGCGGCCGAGACCATGCTGGCCTACGAGGCCGGCGGCTACCCCGGCTCCATCGTGGCCCTGGGGGGGATCTGCATGTTTGCCCCCTACAACATCGATCACACCACCATCGACATGTACGACGTGGTGGTCAACAAACCCAAGACGGCGGCCTATCGGGCGCCGGGCGCTCCCAATTCGGAATTCGCCGTCGAGTGCATGCTCGACGAGTTCTGCCAGATCCTGGATATGGATCCCATGGAGATTCGGCTGAAGAACGGAGCCAAGGAAGGCGATATCCAGTCCCACGGGATTCCTCATCCTCGGATCGGATGTCTGGAGACCACCGAGGCGGCCAGGGACTGCGAGCACTACCAGACCCCGCTGGAAGGGCCCAATCGGGGCCGCGGGGTAGCTTCAGGTTATTGGGTCAATGCGGGCCTGACCTCGAGCGTCACGGCGCGGCTCAATGGCGACGGCACCGTCACCCTGCAGGAGGGTTCCACCGACATCGGAGGCACCCGGACCTCCATCGCCATGCAGTTGGCCGAGGTCCTGGGGATTCCAGTGGAGGATGTCGTTCCTTCGGTGGTCGATACCGATTCGGTGGGCTATACCGAGGTTACGGGAGGAAGCCGGGTCACCTTCGCCACGGGATGGGCGGCTTACAACGCCGGTCAGGCCATCAAGAGCCAGCTCATCGAGCAGGCGGCCGAGATCTGGAAGGTCGACAAGGACCAGGTGGCTTTGGCCGACGGAGTGATCACAACCACCAACGGCGATTCCAAGTCCATGACCATCAAGGAACTGGCGGCCGACCTCAGCCAGAAGGGCATCGACGTCGGGAGCCGCGAGACGGTCACTCCCCAGAATCACGGGGGAGCCTATGCCACCCATGTGGTGGACGTGGAGGTCGATCCCGATACCGGAAAGGTCACCATCCTGCGGTACACGGCCGTTCAGGACGCCGGGAGAGCCATTCACCCCAGCTACGTGGAAGGCCAGATGCAGGGCGGAGTGGTTCAGGGCATCGGCTGGGCTCTCAACGAGGAGTACTTCTACAATAAGGACGGGCTCTTGATGAACGCCAGCTTCCTGGATTACCGCATGCCCACCAGCCTGGATCTGCCCATGATCGAGACCATCATCGTGGAAGTGCCCAACCCGGGACATCCCTACGGTGTGCGCGGGGTGGGCGAGGTGCCCATCGTCCCGCCCCAGGCAGCCATCTCCAATGCCATCGCGCGGGCTGTCGGGGTGCGCCTGGGCGATCTTCCCATGTCTCCCCAAACGGTGGTGAAGGCGCTGTCGGCCAAGAGCTGAGGGGATGTGATCTTCAGACGAAGCAATCGGGCTCGAGGCCGGGGAAGCGGCTTCGAGCCTTTTTTGTGACTGGAGCCGGCCGGCAACAACTGAGAGGCGACATCATGGCTATTGTCCACATCCCGGCTTTGCTGCACTCCCTGACCGGCGACGTCAGGAAACTGGAAGTCGAGGGGCGGACGGTGGGAGACTTGATCGACCAGCTGGAGCTGCTTTATCCGGGGATTCGGGACCGCCTGGTGGAGAACGGTCATCTCCGGTCGGGCCTGGCAATCTTCGTGGACGGGATGGTCCGGCGGGAAGCTCTGGAGTACGAAGTCCCTCCCGAGAGCGAAGTGCTGTTCGTCCCGGCGGTTGCCGGCGGGTGAGCCATGAGCCAGGCGAGCGAAGGAACGTCGGGAAGTGAGGCGCTGCCCGCGAGGGAGGAACTGGCCGAACTGCTGGAAAAGGCGCGGCGGCTTTCGGCCCAAACCAGGAGTCTGATCGACCAGGCCCTGGCTCGAGGGATCAGCCACCGTTTGAAGGCGGACAGCACCTTTGTGACCGAGGTGGACCTGGCCGTGGAAGAGCATGTGCGGTCGGCCTTGAGCGATTGGTTTCCCTCCCATGGCATTTTGGGCGAGGAATTCGACGCCTGCAACCCGAATGCGGACTACCAGTGGATTATCGACCCCATAGACGGAACCCGCAGCCTGCGCCATCGAGTCCCGCTGTTCGGAACCGTTCTGGCTCTGCATTTTCGCGGCCATCCGGTCGTGGGCCTGATCGACCTGCCGGGTCTCGAACGCTGTTACAGCGGCGCACTGGGCTTGGGAGCCTGGTGCAACGGCCGCAGGCTGCAGGTTGCCGACCTCGCCCGAGACGACGCTCTCGAGCAGGAGATTCTGTCGGTTGGAGAGAGAGCCCAGTTCCACAAGGCAGGCAAGGCGGACGTGCTGGAACAACTCTATCGGTCCCATCCCAGTGTTCGGACCTACTGCGACTGCTTCGGTCACTGCCTGGCCCTGGAAGGCTCGGTGGGCGCCATGATCGATCCCGATTTGCGCCTCTGGGACGTGGCGGCCACGCCGGTGTTGGCCCTCGAAGCCGGTTGCCGGTTCCATTGGTTGCGTCGGGATGAGGAGCGCCGCAAGGGCGGCTGCTACGATGTGGTGTTCGGCAAGCCCAGGGTAGTGGATTGGGTGATGCGGCTGTGGAACGGGCAGCCGTATTAGTGGAGAGTGGAGAGTGAAGAGCTGCGAGACCACGAGACGCTTTGGGCCTCGATCAAGTGGCTCTCCACTCACCACTCACCACTCTTCACTTTTCACCCAATTGCGCTGCCGTCCCATGCGACGAGGCGGCTCATAAGGGGCGAAACTGGGGTGTTCCAGGCAAGCCCAGGGAGACCATGATGTTGGAGCTCAAGCAAGACCAGCGTCTCTATCTGCCGGACCTGTCCCACCTGGAACTGGAGGGCCTGCAGTTCTTTATCGATGGCGAGGAGCCCAACTGGTTGGC is a window encoding:
- a CDS encoding sodium/solute symporter (Members of the Solute:Sodium Symporter (SSS), TC 2.A.21 as described in tcdb.org, catalyze solute:Na+ symport. Known solutes for members of the family include sugars, amino acids, nucleosides, inositols, vitamins, urea or anions, depending on the system.) codes for the protein MDQPLFSSLDYFLMLAYILLVVGVGVWVGRGQRSTKEYFLAGRSMGWFPIGISTIASLYSAISYMGGPSEYRSYDLRLTVGIFSMIPTAVVVMLVFMPFFHRLQVYTAYEYLEKRFNVTVRALASAVFVIWRILWMGTAVYVPSLVLHTITGFPLIPMILLVGVVATLYTVVGGMRAVIWTDVAQFFVLSAGSVLALWVVGAHVGGLEGIWSVAEQGGRTRIFDWTPDLTTRVTSWGALIGSLVANLGMYGADQVSVQRYLAAKSLKGMQKSFILNTVGGWAMGFLMIGIGLGLYSFYALHPGNLPATIGGDKVFPYFIATEMPLGLRGMMIAAILAAAMSSIDSGLNSSVTALITDFFKRFGWLTRGGSASQAEVARRELKISRALTMALGVVVTVLACFVGALGTIIEIANKLVNSFAGPMLGIFILGMMTRKTEWRGAFWGLLAGTVVTAYCILDNSVSFLWFGPIGALVTVLAGQAVSAVLGGQKTDRSDLVFQFRRGWWQRATSESAEE
- a CDS encoding Nramp family divalent metal transporter; protein product: MNNSSQPNPSMDPGIPSWSRGDLPPSPRFGWRQITSLIGPGVVMVGVSIGAGEWLFGPAVTAQYGGTLLWLGGLSILMQLFYNLEVMRYTLYCGEPVHVGFCRSWPGRRFWIPFYAVLEFSSIWPFMASNAAVPLAAAMLGHLPGAGMTSWLGFDMSEAGLVKLLGYLIFILAFVPLIFGGTVYRLIERLMTAKMVIVLAFLTFTSLFMVSGRNVGEVFSGFFRVGSAPLRAATVIADGHFTLSAREAGTAYTIRGTMENGRPVALSFAVDREGNLQTFGIGDPVPPALENRRRRMLEQAGRLARRGGFYLEVIEGTAVLSAEGSIAADRSWVPTAFFVKRNGLVERFESLEERPPAFARRLGELVDRQGLELVSLIGYAREHGRLPYLEWAMLAGLAAIAGAGGLSNSLFSNYTRDKGWGMGARVGAIPSAVGGMTISLSHVGEVFAISRESLQRWRGWLHQIRRDQAIWVIGSFLGMALPCMLSLEFIRNAPISENRVGAMVADGLASRYPDFGYILWPLTLLISFLVLAPNQIHSGDNIARRWTDIIWTVSRRARTLGGNQVKFIYYGILLAYGIWGLFALSLFNPLQIAKVGTVLMNVALGASSLHVLYVNHSLLPPELRPGWISRIGLVCCGLFFLGITVIVIFKV
- a CDS encoding type II toxin-antitoxin system VapC family toxin; translated protein: MSGFVLDASVAVAWLFDDESDPRAEIVLTRLKNEQALVPQHWMLEVRNSLLVGERRARIRADEVDERLTSLRALPLRTDSEPGLDVVFALARTHRLSIYDAIYLELAKRTGLALATLDDRLRQAALNEGLALVK
- a CDS encoding type II toxin-antitoxin system prevent-host-death family antitoxin, producing the protein MRTIQATEAKANLAKFLRTVETGESIAITRHGRTVAHLVPAQDQECARRREAVERFLERRRGWRKTKMSTQEILAARHEGHRF
- a CDS encoding SOS response-associated peptidase, whose product is MCGRFTQQMTWQELHHLYSLSGQAPLLNHRPRYNGAPTQDFAVCRLDERGRRTVARLRWGLVPSWAKDIRMGARLINARAETVHFKPSFSAAFRFRRCLVPANGWFEWKRAGPAKQPWFVAMAEGSPLSFAALWELWDKAEEPVESFTIITTAATPDLAGIHQRQPAIIPPSRFDQWLDPAAPLPQLLDLVREPCGGPFEPRAVSTRVNRVANDDPGILDSLSKNI
- a CDS encoding xanthine dehydrogenase family protein subunit M: MQAFDYVAPKSLSEAVSLLEQKGERARVLSGGTDLIVQVRENRRDVDLIVDGKKIAELMELSFDSQSGLTLGACVPCVRFYEDPRISQLYPGLNDAALLIGGTQIQNRASFGGNLCNSSPAADSIPALIAHSAVCLIAGSGGTHTVPVEDFCTGPGRNVLGPKELLVSFHVPPPPKHFGAHYLRFIPRNEMDIAVVGCGASLEMESDLRTVKKARVSLGAVAPTPLLVAGAAAALEGRELDDGAIEKAAAAARAAARPITDMRGTEEYRVHLAGVLTRRALQKSLERAKED
- a CDS encoding (2Fe-2S)-binding protein — its product is MAAKVHVAATINEEPVEFLCEPRQSLLEVLRDELKLTGSKEGCNNGNCGACSVILDGLLVDACIVLGAEIDGCTVETIEGLMGSEGLHPLQQTFLENAALQCGICTPGFIMAGKSLLEKNPQASEGDIRHWCAGNLCRCTGYDKIVRAILDAEPQLEVKK
- a CDS encoding xanthine dehydrogenase family protein molybdopterin-binding subunit, which encodes MNPTEVMEPAKTEVKKKYKVIGTRPIRHDGVDKVTGRAVYGADVQLPGMLHGKVLRSPHAHARIKSINTEKAEALYGVKAVMTAADFPDSGSRTANLGELGEVPLKPMCDNVMASDKAVYHGHAVAAVAATSPHIAEEALKLIEVDYEVLPPVMDVLKAMDEDSPLLHEDLYTDELGEKSSKPSNVASHSRHVKGDVSQGFAAADHVLEREYRCATVHQGYIEPHAATAMWNPDGYLTMWVTTQGAFTVRTSVHQILDIPVSKLKVIPTEIGGGFGGKIPVYGEPVAAVLSRKARRPVKVVMDRTEVFQATGPTSGSYIKLKMGVTNEGRITAAETMLAYEAGGYPGSIVALGGICMFAPYNIDHTTIDMYDVVVNKPKTAAYRAPGAPNSEFAVECMLDEFCQILDMDPMEIRLKNGAKEGDIQSHGIPHPRIGCLETTEAARDCEHYQTPLEGPNRGRGVASGYWVNAGLTSSVTARLNGDGTVTLQEGSTDIGGTRTSIAMQLAEVLGIPVEDVVPSVVDTDSVGYTEVTGGSRVTFATGWAAYNAGQAIKSQLIEQAAEIWKVDKDQVALADGVITTTNGDSKSMTIKELAADLSQKGIDVGSRETVTPQNHGGAYATHVVDVEVDPDTGKVTILRYTAVQDAGRAIHPSYVEGQMQGGVVQGIGWALNEEYFYNKDGLLMNASFLDYRMPTSLDLPMIETIIVEVPNPGHPYGVRGVGEVPIVPPQAAISNAIARAVGVRLGDLPMSPQTVVKALSAKS
- a CDS encoding MoaD/ThiS family protein, with protein sequence MAIVHIPALLHSLTGDVRKLEVEGRTVGDLIDQLELLYPGIRDRLVENGHLRSGLAIFVDGMVRREALEYEVPPESEVLFVPAVAGG